A single Venturia canescens isolate UGA chromosome 1, ASM1945775v1, whole genome shotgun sequence DNA region contains:
- the Epg5 gene encoding ectopic P granules protein 5 homolog isoform X1 — protein sequence MEKVKSRQKRKKERVRSYNLERQIPDAPTLEEFECLLGESPTNYPKVEGVENMESELHSAAIDMNNDSYTERQKLLTTEDNTEEFETQQSSVRMDEITVDQVDGKEDSAPVPATAPVIDENEGEELESVVSTISSIQLEKPMPSAPILETPVDQAVVEQSSESNDSVLPKQKVIKIESQSFRLDTRKKSEVVPFTDSQLAELYSNEELSWVETFVTYFIETELRNSALRQQHRLHELLMSYLRVRNNLIVNCHELESVKKNCKEIQKQLWCLDKAVITESGECQDGNPVSASHEYSIARFNQHALTGLTKSLASIKDLLHNSQALYSYEAELLRLQIDHYVQRVCTSCKEFATVAQNSPVNLTNVDSSVLPRANFEMDQLKTCITILFNFQRRVIRDGKFVLDSREWLSRLVAVLLRVANWQDHMFILNHVLRCPGGVTNWAIGFVQIPLPPRNCTTISSNSLLNDPYLDHMVATLAVILLPIREREKFLEQVHVTSLQETNSADNPSDTVWVMLDEEGEEDEDLANLGANLFESDLIALLHQIPLEKLFEHIPSREQDDLTESPCSFAQISPRKHRRILRLFAFSTVLVRLLKQGLKTYNSPRYRQLAKRLSAIIRDIVQYATDEWESYDKNEHSSMWSRQETEYDSFFLRATMCIFSSRRLGAWQYLATIPYHLISSSTLWHIFYILHTDVTSLDYLQLDLTPEDWDKELNKPQLRDAFEEKLSEMPGDESYFLLTTFANMAMARSNQDYDFIRATTIDLFQIGFLSTKTKDSCSKDARSLLTNLTSKHPALLSDIIVKLRDNFESVGKLSIYLFTELRIDKWTPKEEDMLVLSNWLHQHPLSSTENHLARLVLTHLNWGMQRDKPRRDDLYLPAYFHCRVAILIVELALKYIPDNPTQTASLISESVKQVSSMVRPQSNEHAFAIWAWEMMSKLRLHRLDQSESVCHKGITNPAEAFSNVPDLDSDASLESVMTGVRDKQPIACFVAATMTLWGHSIPLICTKGFEQLTVLLLHYKYDHVLMALCHIVPLFLSCPESLLTNDKFSAIILSLVTADRTYMKMAKNLIAPDLPGPVLKQFANMIESHIVGYKRYVLPSPAALVRLWLDIFVSVPDWNRDPNVLHLIDTVIRGSFFHLDARAMVEDVFQNLFTLAKEGVTENLGTGRGTGSFGSFISWATGAANTASLLGGPVQSIWVAYQVLRTEQTERELKNGLWRQLLRELSTQTKISLDTALKKACAHVKVPSFGTNGLSIYRWSQQALDTPMDHPLLPLLWQHFFSLFLARAPTIPGVAERGGLGDKFFDGMLNLSYLKKVKKRLHDTVTYFQVKGEKDTDTDGKPITDERRVFYFNAAKLYKTLSLWLEEPRLQESGLYLPALPPQYMSQKLLMLMQGDEDPWLEYVDYWSVQQSQLKCARNWQNLCCRKSITVEKWSEEERSEGDKDDNINDNKEWQQERIINKPIGKIHRRLSSYERPKEAPSLAKNMTPLENVPRECLYEPENVMNLLKPHLKIIMDYAQTYNLLISEHTAVDCTFLELVPTLYREVENCVTLHALCDPAPSSGPRRSRSGTPPTVHCAGPAVIRIKITEARVSDAVDQMISQNRGIYENLLVKATQPPPSRVTQGCAFADHLVALLEYELNVNRTCESSVVLRKVQESGVKLFHHLVEFYTEEAALCPPTKQLITTCIEKLGQAFISGEESQGPPLLRSIIQRPNLGGILGPHFTPVAGGATTFLQMYQTVVDLSTGTNADLCFVLLSKFDVGSWLNYRRPRLSERSTFIDLVSRALCNIGLNPEDSKLILHELFRNHLRLVLLHEFPEHYGEVLGAVLRGSEGQSLSLDVWRDLLGALSGRSKSAAPIQPNKVRDEIRRYATEQKLLSRQEMHDTAVLLSQHFMKERLQYGLYGLYPKYRIYNEPLVMFLGMVGHALVVLTLQCDRGSLADQLCEQIWPVLSEMFAPWMTPYWTRNLREPTAAWIQQLTDDRSVLLPWIITDGPCANRTVAMFVECIRFIVDTLPASSKILCFLWQFYVTNFAHASVKDHILNVVHGNFMSLPWDKFNPGIGDVELMVKVVDQYLPDSHLFLGSVFVAIDWTAWINQLMASQPLSIAARMHVCLLNLIVKLSNEPNVRQNDRAVESIIEAEKFAWHLVDATAYDQVINWHVMSCDPRVVLSCCSEQAHPIDVAVNNLLKVVAAYDPTVTHFHPTTLKKRQMYVRSWVKLLINCTTRHKALLSNNTKAFTNALSRILDDMEIVLTSTVSEGQQAQEAGLLISELLHAVNASTFLVEQLRISWVDWLSEKTASSSPVLLGILRVVGIAAISPATLGQLLEAALEAFFKHSVTDQVEPTWTSVLGIIQPIVPRQPPVEGVLVSEGRLLALYALLLKRLPSCRDIREEGMLLVNLVDWIAAIKPMDSIEEKLPLLWAKTFELVYRQCQYSENTVIAARSLKKFARALLTIADDAGQGWGILGAIGLRKASPLTSKCRFLCRVLGVYALAQLPESKSEQQLIRFTPHSPGVAPARTNDSDVMEVRPSLEAIKGMQTLEALVNNKQYAELKTDVEQAIRTIKDSGNSLHNAIAITGLLATELYTRRYLHLLVDH from the exons atggaaaaagtcaAGTCCAGACAG aagaggaaaaaggagCGTGTGCGCTCATATAATTTGGAGCGACAAATACCAGACGCTCCAACGCTCGAAGAATTCGAGTGTTTACTGGGCGAATCACCAACAAATTATCCAAAGGTTGAAGGCGTTGAAAACATGGAAAGCGAACTTCATTCTGCTGCTATCGATATGAACAACGACAGTTATACCGAGAGGCAGAAACTTTTGACAACTGAGGACAATACTGAAGag TTTGAAACTCAACAGTCGAGTGTGCGTATGGATGAAATAACAGTGGATCAAGTTGACGGCAAAGAAGATTCAGCTCCGGTTCCAGCAACAGCTCCCGTGATAGATGAAAATGAGGGCGAAGAACTGGAAAGCGTTGTTTCAACGATTTCTTCCattcagctggaaaaacctatGCCGAGTGCTCCAATTCTGGAAACTCCAGTTGATCAAGCGGTTGTCGAACAATCGTCAGAAAGCAACGACTCTGTGTTACCGAAGCAAAAAGTTATTAAAATCGAAAGCCAATCATTCAGATTGGACACAAGGAAGAAATCGGAAGTGGTACCGTTCACAGATAGCCAATTGGCAGAGCTGTACAGCAACGAGGAATTGTCTTGGGTCGAAACGTTCGTAACGTACTTCATAGAAACAGAATTGCGGAATTCGGCGCTACGCCAGCAGCATCGTCTCCACGAGTTACTTATGAGTTACTTACGAGTACGTAACAATTTGATCGTAAACTGTCACGAGTTGGAGAGCGTGAAGAAGAACTGCAAAGAGATACAAAAACAATTATGGTGTTTGGACAAAGCTGTGATCACGGAGTCGGGCGAGTGTCAGGACGGCAATCCCGTAAGCGCGAGTCACGAGTATTCGATCGCACGTTTCAACCAACACGCGCTTACGGGTTTGACGAAAAGTTTGGCGAGTATAAAAGACCTTTTGCACAATTCACAAGCTCTTTATTCCTACGAGGCGGAACTGCTGAGACTGCAGATCGATCATTACGTGCAAAGAGTCTGCACTTCGTGCAAAGAATTCGCCACTGTCGCCCAGAATTCACCGGTCAATTTGACAAACGTTGATTCGTCTGTATTGCCAAGGGCTAACTTCGAAATGGATCAATTAAAAACTTGCATCACCATATTATTCAACTTCCAACGACGCGTCATTCGTGATGGCAAATTTGTTCTCGATTCTCGAGAATGGTTGTCCAGGTTGGTCGCGGTGTTGCTTCGCGTTGCCAATTGGCAAGATCACATGTTCATCCTGAATCACGTCCTCCGATGTCCAGGCGGGGTGACCAATTGGGCGATTGGTTTCGTACAGATCCCGCTGCCACCGCGAAACTGTACCACCATTTCCTCCAATTCTCTCCTCAACGATCCGTATCTAGATCACATGGTTGCAACTCTTGCGGTAATACTTTTGCCGAtaagggagcgagagaaattTCTCGAGCAGGTCCATGTGACCTCGTTGCAAGAGACCAACTCCGCTGATAATCCCAGCGATACCGTTTGGGTAATGCTCGACGAAGAGGGCGAAGAAGATGAGGATCTTGCCAATCTCGGGGCTAATCTCTTCGAGAGCGATCTTATCGCGTTGCTTCATCAAATTCCTCTGGAAAAACTATTCGAGCACATTCCCTCACGCGAACAAGATGATCTCACCGAATCTCCTTGTTCCTTCGCTCAAATCTCGCCCCGTAAACATCGTCGTATCCTACGACTATTCGCCTTCTCCACCGTACTCGTTAGACTGCTCAAACAAGGCCTCAAAACTTATAACTCTCCGCGATACCGACAACTCGCTAAGCGACTCAGCGCTATCATCAGAGATATTGTACAGTATGCAACCGATGAGTGGGAAAGTTATGACAAAAACGAA CATTCGTCCATGTGGTCTCGACAAGAAACCGAATACGACAGCTTCTTCTTACGTGCGACAATGTGTATTTTTTCGTCACGTCGCCTCGGGGCATGGCAATATCTTGCTACGATTCCATACCATTTGATATCGAGTTCCACTCTTTggcatattttttatattctccaCACGGACGTCACGAGCCTTGATTACCTTCAATTGGACTTGACACCAGAAG ATTGGGATAAGGAATTGAATAAACCACAATTACGTGACGCTTTCGAGGAGAAATTGAGCGAAATGCCCGGTGACGAatcttattttcttttaacAACATTTGCCAACATGGCGATGGCTAGATCGAATCAAGACTACGATTTCATACGAGCTACGACAATTGATCTTTTTCAA aTAGGATTTCTCAGCACAAAAACTAAAGATTCCTgctcgaaagacgcaagaTCTCTGTTGACTAATTTGACCAGCAAGCATCCAGCACTTTTATCTGACATTATTGTTAAATTACGGGACAATTTTGAATCTGTCGGAAAG TTGAGCATCTACTTGTTCACGGAATTGAGAATCGATAAGTGGACTCCTAAGGAGGAAGACATGCTCGTCCTCTCCAACTGGCTGCATCAGCATCCACTTTCCTCGACGGAAAATCATTTGGCGCGCCTTGTTTTGACGCATCTCAATTGGGGCATGCAACGAGATAAACC AAGACGCGACGACCTTTATTTGCCTGCCTATTTTCACTGCCGAGTAGCAATACTGATCGTTGAATTGGCTCTAAAGTATATACCCGATAATCCGACTCAAACAGCATCCCTCATTTCGGAGAGTGTCAAGCAA GTATCGTCGATGGTAAGACCGCAAAGCAACGAGCATGCATTTGCCATCTGGGCCTGGGAAATGATGTCAAAATTGCGCCTTCATAGACTCGATCAGTCCGAGTCCGTTTGCCATAAAGGAATAACGAATCCAGCCGAAGCATTTTCGAACGTGCCGGATCTTGATTCCGATGCTTCCCTTGAAAGCGTTATGACCGGTGTACGGGACAAACAGCCGATCGCTTGTTTCGTTGCTGCTACTATGACCTTGTGGGGTCACTCGATTCCTCTTATTTGCACCAAAGGATTTGAGCAGCTCACAGTCCTCCTCTTACATTACAAATACGATCACGTACTGATGGCGCTCTGTCACATCGTTCCGCTGTTCCTCAGCTGTCCGGAATCGCTCTTGACGAATGACAAGTTCTCGGCAATAATCCTTTCCCTCGTTACGGCCGATCGAACGTACATGAAAAtggcgaaaaatttgattgcgCCTGATTTACCGGGCCCGGTTTTAAAACAGTTCGCCAACATGATCGAGTCTCACATCGTCGGTTATAAAAG ATACGTTTTGCCCAGCCCTGCAGCTTTGGTGCGCTTATGGCTTGACATATTCGTCAGCGTGCCAGACTGGAATCGAGATCCGAACGTTCTTCATTTGATAGACACCGTTATTCGCGGCTCCTTTTTCCATCTCGATGCCAGAGCCATGGTCGAAGATGTATTTCAAAATCTTTTCACG CTCGCAAAAGAGGGAGTAACCGAG AATTTAGGAACTGGTCGTGGCACCGGATCATTCGGATCGTTCATTAGTTGGGCAACGGGTGCGGCAAATACGGCAAGTCTCCTCGGTGGTCCGGTACAATCGATTTGGGTGGCCTATCAGGTACTTCGTACCGAACAGACTGAGAGAGAGCTCAAAAACGGACTATGGCGACAATTGTTACGAGAATTATCGActcaaacaaaaatttctctcGATACCGCCCTCAAG aaAGCTTGTGCGCACGTTAAAGTGCCTTCTTTCGGAACGAATGGGTTGTCGATTTATAGATGGTCACAGCAGGCTCTCGATACTCCCATGGACCATCCCTTGCTACCTCTACTTTGGCaacatttcttttctctctttctagcCCGGGCTCCAACGATTCCCGG AGTGGCCGAACGCGGTGGCCTTGGAGACAAATTCTTCGACGGGATGCTCAATCTgagttatttgaaaaaagtaaagaaacgtCTCCACGATACTGTTACGTATTTCCAagtaaaaggagaaaaagacaCCGATACCGATGGCAAACCAATTACGGACGAAAGAAGAGTGTTCTATTTTAACGCTGCGAA ATTGTACAAAACTCTGAGCCTATGGCTAGAGGAGCCCAGATTACAAGAATCAGGTCTCTATCTTCCAGCCTTACCACCCCAGTACATGTCTCAAAAATTGCTAATGCTCATGCAAGGTGATGAG GATCCTTGGCTAGAATACGTCGACTACTGGTCGGTGCAACAGTCTCAATTAAAATGCGCCCGGAATTGGCAAAACCTTTGCTGTCGAAAGTCGATAACAGTTGAAAAATGGTCCGAGGAGGAACGAAGCGAAGGAGATAAAGATGATAACATAAATGACAATAAAGAATGGCAACAAGagcgaataataaataaaccgATTGGGAAAATACATCGACGTTTGAGCAGTTACGAAAGGCCAAAAGAAGCACCCTCTCTCGCCAAAAATATGACACCTCTCGAGAATGTTCCTAGGGAATGTCTGTACGAGCCTGAAAATGTAATGAACCTCCTGAAACCACATTTGAAAATCATCATGGATTACGCTCAAACATACAATCTTTTAATTTCTGAACACACTGCCGTTGATTGCACTTTTTTGGAACTCGTACCTACACTTTATCGTGAAGTTGAAAATTGCGTGACTCTTCATGCGCTTTGCGATCCTGCGCCTTCTTCAGGGCCACGACGCTCAAGATCGGGCACTCCGCCCACCGTACACTGCGCTGGTCCCGCAGTCATACGAATCAAG ATAACGGAAGCCCGAGTCAGCGACGCTGTCGATCAAATGATAAGTCAAAATCGaggaatttatgaaaatttactCGTCAAAGCTACCCAACCGCCTCCTTCAAGGGTCACTCAGGGATGTGCTTTTGCCGATCATCTAGTAGC GTTGCTCGAGTACGAATTGAATGTGAATCGAACGTGTGAAAGCAGCGTCGTACTGCGAAAGGTACAAGAAAGCGGAGTAAAGTTGTTCCACCATTTGGTAGAGTTTTACACGGAAGAAGCAGCGTTGTGTCCACCTACAAAACAGCTTATTACAACatgcatagaaaaattgggtCAG GCATTCATAAGCGGCGAAGAAAGTCAGGGGCCCCCTCTTCTGAGAAGTATTATTCAACGACCAAATCTCGGAGGCATTCTTGGGCCTCATTTCACCCCAGTAGCTGGTGGAGCCACAACCTTTTTGCAAATGTATCAAACCGTTGTTGATCTTTCTACTGGAACCAACGCCGATTTGTGCTTCGTGCTGCTTTCTAAG TTTGATGTTGGAAGCTGGCTCAACTACAGACGACCTAGACTGAGCGAACGCTCCACTTTTATCGATCTCGTATCTCGAGCTCTTTGCAACATTGGCCTGAACCCCGAAGACAGCAAGCTGATCCTACACGAG CTTTTCAGGAACCATTTGCGTCTCGTACTTTTGCACGAATTTCCAGAGCACTATGGCGAAGTTCTCGGCGCTGTGTTACGCGGCAGTGAGGGTCAGAGTCTCTCTCTTGATGTTTGGCGCGATTTATTGGGAGCTCTCAGTGGCAGGTCGAAATCCGCAGCACCGATACAACCGAATAAAGTTAGAGATGAAATAAGAAGATACGCGACCGAGCAGAAACTTTTGTCTCGTCAGGAG ATGCACGACACCGCGGTACTTCTGAGTCAACATTTCATGAAGGAACGTTTGCAATATGGGCTCTACGGTCTTTATCCTAAATATCGAATTTACAACGAGCCACTGGTCATGTTTTTGGGCATGGTTGGTCATGCTCTAGTTGTTCTTACGCTTCAATGTGACAGAGGTTCACTCGCTGATCAAC TTTGCGAGCAAATATGGCCGGTTCTCAGTGAAATGTTCGCACCCTGGATGACGCCTTATTGGACGCGTAATTTGAGAGAACCGACGGCGGCCTGGATTCAACAGTTAACGGACGACCGATCTGTTCTGTTACCGTGGATAATAACCGATGGACCGTGTGCGAATCGAACGGTTGCTATGTTCGTCGAGTGCATACGGTTCATCGTCGATACGTTACCAGCCTCGAGCAAGATTCTCTGCTTTCTCTGGCAATTTTACGTGACCAACTTTGCTCACGCATCCGTCAAGGATCACATATTGAACGTGGTCCATGGAAATTTTATGTCTCTCCCGTGGGACAAGTTCAATCCAGGGATCGGTGACGTCGAACTCATGGTCAAAGTCGTCGACCAATATTTACCGGACAGTCACCTCTTTCTCGGTAGCGTTTTTGTCGCTATCGACTGGACCGCTTGGATCAATCAATTAATGGCTTCTCAGCCTCTTTCCATCGCAGCCAGAATGCACGTGTGCCTTTTGAATCTCATTGTTAAACTGTCCAATGAACCCAACGTCAGGCAA aacgaTCGAGCGGTGGAGTCGATAATCGAAGCGGAGAAATTTGCTTGGCATCTCGTGGACGCAACGGCCTATGATCAAGTTataaattggcatgtgatgaGTTGCGATCCAAGGGTCGTTTTGTCGTGTTGTTCGGAACAGGCTCATCCTATTGACGTGGCTGTAAATAA TCTGTTGAAGGTTGTCGCCGCTTACGACCCAACTGTTACTCActttcaccccaccactctCAAAAAGCGTCAGATGTACGTGAGGTCGTGGGTGAAATTACTCATCAATTGCACGACTCGTCACAAAGCTTTACTTTCAAACAACacaaaagctttcacaaacgCCTTATCACGAATTCTCGATGACATGGAAATTGTGCTCACGAGTA CCGTTTCGGAAGGTCAACAAGCACAAGAAGCAGGTTTACTCATAAGCGAACTACTCCATGCGGTCAACGCGAGCACTTTTCTGGTTGAACAGCTTCGAATAAGTTGGGTCGATTGGCTTTCCGAAAAAACTGCTTCTTCGAGCCCTGTACTACTGGGCATTCTTCGTGTCGTTGGAATCGCTGCTATATCTCCGGCGACTCTTGGACAACTTTTGGAAGCTGCGCTCGAAGCGTTTTTCAAGCACAGTG TTACGGACCAAGTCGAGCCTACATGGACGAGTGTACTGGGGATCATTCAGCCTATCGTTCCTCGCCAACCCCCCGTCGAAGGAGTTTTGGTTTCCGAAGGACGGCTTCTTGCTCTCTATGCTCTTCTATTAAAACGATTACCGTCTTGTCGGGATATCCGAGAAGAAGGAATGCTTTTGGTCAATTTGGTCGATTGGATCGCAGCGATAAAACCGAT GGATtctattgaagaaaaattgccaCTGCTGTGGGCGAAAACGTTCGAACTCGTATACAGACAATGCCAGTACAGCGAAAACACCGTTATCGCTGCACGCTCACTCAAAAAATTTGCTCGGGCTCTTCTCACGATAGCTGATGACGCGGGTCAGGGTTGGGGAATCCTTGGCGCGATTGGGCTGAGAAAAGCCTCTCCACTTACCTCAAA ATGTCGATTCTTGTGTCGTGTACTCGGAGTTTACGCACTGGCTCAATTGCCCGAATCTAAATCAGAGCAACAATTGATTCGCTTCACGCCCCACTCGCCGGGTGTCGCACCTGCGAGGACCAACGATTCAGATGTGATGGAAGTACGGCCTAGTTTAGAGGCGATCAAAGGAATGCAGACTCTCGAGGCTCTCGTAAACAACAAACAATACGCCGAACTAAAAACCGACGTGGAGCAAGCTATTAGAACGATCAAAGACTCTGGCAATTCTCTTCACAACGCCATTGCGATAACTGGTTTACTCGCTACAGAATTGTATACTCGAAGATATTTGCACTTGTTGGTTGATCACTGA